One genomic segment of Accipiter gentilis chromosome 29, bAccGen1.1, whole genome shotgun sequence includes these proteins:
- the LOC126052162 gene encoding protein FAM107B-like — translation MAFADRSGAAVTVTITGGAHRENSRARWSQHPAHVSASLASQGVGTRTASTEDMGLFQSKRGDDKAPRSSAVLEGDGSDVLSPHMATDGHGGLIQPRKVPNPVRESQSHRELHRELLFSHSRGILPRHRAELPRVLESRRLRQLREELQGPPSDLEQQLRKRHQRLEEHEREAAAGPDPGPRPEFLLVRDSLRKMKLAEPGAWQM, via the exons ATGGCTTTTGCTGATAGGAGTGGGGCCGCCGTCACTGTCACCATCACCGGTGGAGCACACAGAGAGAACAGCCGGGCTCGGTGGAGCCAGCACCCGGCCCATGTCTCTGCGTCCCTGGCGTCCCAAGGCGTGGGGACAAGGACTGCCAGCACTGAGGACATGGGGCTGTTCCAGAGCAAGAGG GGTGACGACAAAGCCCCGAGGAGCAGCGCAGTgctgg AGGGTGACGGGAGTGATGTTCTCTCCCCGCACATGGCCACCGATGGCCACGGGGGCCTCATCCAGCCCAGGAAGGTGCCAAACCCAGTGCGGGAGTCCCAGAGCCACCGGGAGCTGCACCGGGAGCTGCTCTTCAGCCACAGCAG GGGGATCCTGCCCCGGCACAGGGCCGAGCTCCCGCGGGTGCTGGAGAGCCGGCGGCTAAGGCAGCTGAGGGAGGAGCTGCAGGGACCCCCCTCCgacctggagcagcagctgaggaaacGGCACCAGAGGCTTGAGGAG CATGAGCgggaggcagcggcggggccAGATCCAGGCCCTCGCCCCGAGTTCCTTCTGGTGCGGGACAGCCTGAGGAAGATGAAGCTGGCGGAGCCGGGTGCCTGGCAGATGTGA
- the LOC126052363 gene encoding probable G-protein coupled receptor 25, producing the protein MAPEELAGSADYDYPPVTNVTGNQEVFSRWEVFFTTVFIPILYSFIFLLGLVGNLFVIVLMAKKSGGKRMVDTFVLNLAVADVIFICTLPFWVVAGARGNRWLLGEGLCKVSSYAIAVNRCSSILFLTALSVERYLVIRKVLDTKMMGSQRHVHVTCGIIWTVSLLLGAPSLVYRQLDGDDCWDEDGEDFSLAMVFLTFLLPLGVISFCYCSIYCQLQRHVRLGRGVRRSHRAIVTIVAAFLCSWLPLNACKVLLFFLAKGTLVLSQGQEVALRWVVAGSTCLAFVNSCVNPLVYALMDRRCRPQCLFSPRALGTGPGAATPSSATDSSLLFGGWIRTKTPAGPRHRSRTELQLALGVLRDHPRVSPPPSSPASLGATAVPPVPPGPQQ; encoded by the coding sequence ATGGCTCCTGAGGAGCTTGCCGGCTCGGCCGACTACGATTACCCACCAGTAACCAATGTGACGGGGAACCAGGAGGTCTTCTCCAGGTGGGAGGTCTTCTTCACCACTGTCTTCATCCCCATCCTCTactccttcatcttcctcctcggCCTCGTGGGAAACCTCTTCGTCATCGTCCTGATGGCCAAGAAGAGTGGGGGCAAGAGGATGGTGGACACCTTTGTGCTGAACCTGGCAGTGGCCGATGTTATCTTCATCTGCACCTTGCCCTTCTGGGTGGTGGCAGGGGCACGGGGGAACCGCTGGCTGCTCGGTGAAGGGCTCTGCAAGGTGAGCAGCTATGCCATCGCAGTCAATCGCTGCTCCAGCATCCTCTTCCTCACCGCCCTCAGCGTGGAGCGCTACCTGGTCATCAGGAAGGTACTGGACACCAAGATGATGGGTTCCCAGAGGCACGTCCACGTCACCTGTGGCATCATCTGGACTGTGTCTCTCCTCCTGGGTGCCCCATCCTTGGTGTACCGGCAGCTGGATGGGGACGACTGCTGGGATGAAGATGGAGAGGACTTCAGCCTGGCCATGGtcttcctcaccttcctcctgcccttgGGGGTCATCTCCTTCTGCTACTGCTCCATCTACTGCCAGCTCCAGCGCCACGTCCGGCTGGGCAGGGGCGTCCGGCGTTCCCACCGTGCCATCGTCACCATTGTCGCAGCCTTCCTCTGCTCCTGGTTGCCCCTCAACGCCTGCAAGGTGCTGCTCTTCTTCCTTGCCAAGGGGACGCTGGTCCTGTCCCAGGGACAGGAGGTGGCCCTGAGGTGGGTGGTAGCCGGCAGCACCTGCCTGGCCTTCGTTAACAGTTGCGTCAACCCCCTTGTCTATGCCCTGATGGACAGACGCTGCCGTCCCCAATGTCTCTTCAGTCCCCGCGCACTGGGGACGGGTCCCGGCGCGGCCACCCCCTCCTCCGCCACCGACTCCAGCCTCCTCTTTGGTGGCTGGATCCGGACCAAGACCCCCGCCGGACCCCGGCACAGGAGCAGGACCGAGCTCCAGCTGGCACTGGGGGTCCTGCGGGACCACCCCAGGGTGagtcctcccccctcctccccagcgtCCCTGGGTGCCACCGCCGTCCCCCCTGTCCCACCTGGTCCTCAGCAGTAA